One window of the Rhipicephalus sanguineus isolate Rsan-2018 chromosome 2, BIME_Rsan_1.4, whole genome shotgun sequence genome contains the following:
- the LOC119383840 gene encoding uncharacterized protein LOC119383840, translating into MVMCAIFGCSNRSDNRGRKRSTNGHFFSIPKTVENQCERSKALSTKRRSLWLARIKRADLDIENPNLRVCGVHFITGKPAKLFDETDPDWAPSLLLGYSAKNTDPSRHRRLEKRRAVKRQADAKKREAEAQKRRAEADAAALGIQQCADRPLSPHPTGETDADESDTGVTVQTEMTMEDIQLLEKQCISLNEHLYAARVEKEELEMSEKSLRSCDRKVMFYTGMANFTVLSAVFKVVESDVSHNINNSLSKFQEFILFMMKIKVNLHNTDLAFRFNISEATVSRIFDKWLHGAYCRLKSQIAWPGREALQRTMPQAFFDSFGSKVSVIIDCFEIKIERPSSLLSRCETWSTYKGSNTAKFLIAIAPQGVVTYISEGWGGRVSDKHITEHCGLLDNLVPGDVVLADRGFNIEDSVGFYCARLHVPAYTKGKKQLSPEDVEKTRKLANVRIHVERVIGLIRNKFVFLKSTVPINYVSCREGDELTPLDKIVTVCCALCNLCPSIVATVKNGSEENVATVEDD; encoded by the exons ATGGTCATGTGCGCGATATTTGGTTGTTCCAACCGCAGTGACAACCGCGGGAGAAAACGATCAACTAACGGCCACTTCTTTTCGATACCGAAGACCGTGGAGAACCAGTGCGAGCGCTCGAAAGCGTTGAGCACGAAGCGGCGCAGTTTATGGCTGGCGCGCATTAAACGTGCTGACTTAGACATCGAGAACCCCAACCTGCGAGTCTGCGGCGTGCACTTCATTACAG GAAAGCCAGCTAAACTGTTCGACGAGACGGACCCTGACTGGGCTCCGTCGCTTCTCCTCGGCTACAGTGCCAAGAACACGGACCCCTCACGACACAGACGCCTCGAAAAACGACGCGCCGTAAAGCGGCAGGCGGACGCCAAAAAGCGGGAAGCCGAAGCACAGAAACGGCGTGCCGAGGCCGACGCGGCAGCGTTAGGGATCCAGCAGTGTGCCGATCGGCCACTCTCGCCGCACCCGACTGGAGAAACCGACGCTGACGAAAGTGATACAG GTGTTACAGTGCAGACAGAGATGACCATGGAGGACATTCAGCTACTGGAGAAACAGTGCATTTCACTGAATGAACACCTCTATGCCGCCCGTGTCGAGAAAGAGGAGCTTGAGATGTCGGAAAAGTCACTAAGGAGTTGTGACAGAAAAGTCATGTTCTACACAGGGATGGCAAACTTCACTGTTCTCTCAGCTGTCTTTAAAGTTGTGGAGAGTGATGTAtcccacaacatcaacaacagcCTGTCAAAATTCCAGGAATTCATCCTCTTCATGATGAAAATCAAGGTGAACCTTCACAACACCGACCTTGCATTTCGCTTCAACATTTCTGAAGCAACAGTATCGAGGATTTTTGACAAATGGCTGCACGGTGCATATTGTCGGCTTAAATCGCAGATAGCTTGGCCAGGGCGTGAGGCACTGCAGCGTACTATGCCACAAGCTTTTTTTGATTCATTTGGGTCTAAAGTTTCCGTCATTATTGATTGCTTCGAAATTAAAATTGAAAGGCCGTCATCTCTACTTTCTAGATGTGAAACGTGGTCTACGTATAAAGGAAGCAACACTGCAAAGTTTCTCATTGCAATTGCGCCACAGGGTGTAGTAACATACATTTCAGAAGGTTGGGGAGGCCGCGTCAGTGATAAGCACATTACAGAACACTGTGGCTTATTGGACAACTTGGTTCCTGGTGATGTTGTCCTCGCAGATAGGGGGTTCAACATAGAGGACAGTGTTGGATTTTATTGTGCGCGTCTCCATGTCCCAGCATACACAAAAGGGAAAAAGCAGCTGTCTCCTGAAGACGTGGAAAAAACAAGGAAGCTTGCAAATGTTAGGATTCACGTGGAGCGTGTTATTGGCCTGATCAGAAATAAGTTTGTGTTTTTGAAGTCTACCGTGCCGATTAACTATGTTTCTTGTCGTGAGGGGGATGAACTGACACCGCTTGACAAGATTGTGACAGTGTGCTGCGCCCTCTGCAACTTGTGTCCCTCAATAGTTGCAACAGTGAAGAATGGTAGTGAGGAAAATGTAGCAACAGTTGAGGATGACTGA